In one window of Pseudomonas sp. IAC-BECa141 DNA:
- the lpxC gene encoding UDP-3-O-acyl-N-acetylglucosamine deacetylase produces MIKQRTLKNIIRATGVGLHSGEKVYLTLKPAPVDTGIVFRRADLDPVVEIPARAANVGETTMSTTLVNGDVKVDTVEHLLSAMAGLGIDNAYVELSASEVPIMDGSAGPFVFLIQSAGLEEQDAAKKFIRILREVTVEDGDKRATFVPFEGFKVSFEIDFDHPVFRDRTQSASVDFSSTSFVKEVSRARTFGFMSDIEYLRKHNLALGGSVENAIVVDADGVLNEDGLRYEDEFVKHKILDAIGDLYLLGNSLIGEFKGFKSGHALNNQLLRKLIEQKDAWEVVTFEDASTAPISYMRPVAAV; encoded by the coding sequence ATGATTAAACAACGCACACTGAAAAATATTATCCGTGCCACCGGTGTAGGTCTGCACTCCGGGGAGAAGGTTTACCTGACCCTCAAGCCTGCACCTGTCGACACCGGGATCGTCTTTCGTCGTGCCGATCTCGATCCGGTTGTCGAGATACCGGCTCGCGCGGCCAACGTCGGCGAGACAACCATGTCGACGACGCTGGTCAACGGTGACGTGAAGGTAGACACGGTGGAGCACCTGCTCTCGGCCATGGCTGGCCTGGGCATCGATAACGCCTACGTCGAGCTCTCCGCGTCTGAAGTCCCGATCATGGATGGCAGCGCAGGACCTTTCGTATTCCTGATTCAATCGGCTGGCCTGGAAGAACAGGACGCCGCCAAGAAATTCATCCGCATCCTGCGTGAAGTGACAGTGGAAGACGGCGACAAGCGCGCCACTTTCGTCCCTTTCGAAGGGTTCAAGGTGAGCTTCGAGATCGATTTCGATCACCCGGTTTTCCGGGACCGCACCCAAAGTGCAAGCGTGGACTTTTCCAGCACTTCGTTCGTAAAAGAAGTCAGCCGCGCCCGTACTTTCGGTTTCATGAGTGACATCGAGTACCTGCGCAAGCACAACCTCGCACTCGGCGGCAGCGTGGAAAACGCGATCGTGGTCGATGCCGATGGCGTACTGAACGAAGACGGCCTTCGCTATGAAGACGAATTCGTGAAGCACAAGATCCTCGATGCGATTGGCGACCTGTACCTGCTGGGCAACAGCCTGATTGGTGAGTTCAAGGGCTTCAAGTCCGGCCACGCACTGAACAACCAGCTACTGCGCAAGTTGATTGAGCAGAAAGATGCCTGGGAAGTCGTGACGTTCGAAGACGCCAGCACTGCACCAATCTCTTACATGCGCCCGGTTGCGGCGGTGTAA
- the ftsZ gene encoding cell division protein FtsZ, with amino-acid sequence MFELVDNIPASPVIKVIGVGGGGGNAVNHMVKSNIEGVEFICANTDAQALKNIGARTILQLGTGVTKGLGAGANPEVGRQAALEDRERIAEVLAGTNMVFITTGMGGGTGTGAAPIIAEVAKEMGILTVAVVTRPFPFEGRKRMQIADEGIRMLSESVDSLITIPNEKLLTILGKDASLLSAFAKADDVLAGAVRGISDIIKRPGMINVDFADVRTVMSEMGMAMMGTGCASGPNRAREATEAAIRNPLLEDVNLQGARGILVNITAGPDLSLGEYSDVGSIIEAFASEHAMVKVGTVIDPDMRDELHVTVVATGLGAKIEKPVKVIDNTVHTSMAAAPVQQPAPARQEQPAVNYRDLDRPTVMRNQAQAGAATAAKMNPQDDLDYLDIPAFLRRQAD; translated from the coding sequence ATGTTCGAACTCGTAGACAACATCCCCGCAAGCCCGGTAATCAAAGTTATCGGTGTTGGCGGTGGCGGCGGCAACGCTGTCAACCACATGGTCAAGAGCAACATCGAAGGCGTGGAATTCATCTGCGCCAACACCGATGCTCAAGCGCTGAAAAACATCGGCGCGCGCACCATTCTGCAACTGGGCACCGGCGTGACCAAAGGCCTGGGCGCCGGCGCCAACCCGGAAGTCGGCCGTCAGGCTGCGCTGGAAGATCGCGAGCGCATTGCTGAAGTGCTGGCCGGCACCAACATGGTGTTCATCACCACCGGCATGGGCGGCGGTACCGGTACCGGTGCTGCGCCGATCATCGCCGAAGTGGCCAAGGAAATGGGCATCCTGACCGTTGCGGTCGTGACCCGTCCGTTCCCGTTCGAAGGTCGCAAGCGTATGCAGATCGCCGACGAAGGCATCCGCATGCTCTCGGAAAGCGTCGACTCGCTGATCACCATTCCGAACGAAAAACTGCTGACCATTCTCGGTAAAGACGCAAGCCTGCTGTCGGCTTTCGCCAAGGCTGACGATGTACTGGCCGGCGCCGTTCGCGGTATCTCCGACATCATCAAGCGTCCGGGCATGATCAACGTCGACTTCGCCGACGTGCGCACCGTGATGAGCGAAATGGGCATGGCGATGATGGGCACTGGCTGCGCCAGCGGTCCGAACCGTGCACGTGAAGCGACCGAAGCGGCCATCCGCAACCCGCTGCTGGAAGACGTGAACCTGCAAGGCGCACGCGGCATTCTGGTGAACATCACTGCCGGTCCTGACCTGTCTCTGGGTGAGTACTCCGACGTGGGTTCGATCATCGAAGCCTTCGCTTCCGAGCACGCCATGGTCAAGGTCGGTACCGTGATCGATCCGGACATGCGCGATGAACTGCACGTGACCGTGGTTGCTACCGGTCTGGGCGCGAAAATCGAGAAGCCTGTGAAGGTCATCGACAACACCGTTCACACCTCGATGGCGGCTGCTCCAGTGCAGCAACCGGCACCCGCTCGTCAGGAACAGCCAGCGGTGAACTACCGTGACCTGGACCGTCCGACCGTCATGCGCAACCAGGCTCAGGCCGGTGCTGCGACTGCCGCGAAGATGAATCCGCAAGATGACCTGGACTACCTGGACATCCCGGCTTTCCTGCGTCGTCAGGCCGATTGA
- the ftsA gene encoding cell division protein FtsA produces MANVQSGKMIVGLDIGTSKVVALVGEVADDGTLDIVGIGTHPSRGLKKGVVVNIESTVQSIQRAIEEAQLMAGCRIHSAFVGVAGNHIRSLNSHGIVAIRDREVSSADLERVLDAAQAVAIPADQRVLHTLPQDYVIDNQEGVREPLGMSGVRLEAKVHVVTCAVNAAQNIEKCVRRCGLEIDDIILEQLASAYSVLTDDEKELGVCLVDIGGGTTDIAIFTEGAIRHTAVIPIAGDQVTNDIAMALRTPTQYAEEIKIRYACALAKLAGAGETIKVPSVGDRPPRELSRQALAEVVEPRYDELFTLIQAELRRSGYEDLIPAGIVLTGGTSKMEGATELAEEIFHMPVRLGVPHGVKGLDDVVRNPIYSTGVGLLMYGLQKQSDGISFSGIGNRDSYSSDEPQAPLLDRLKKWVQGNF; encoded by the coding sequence ATGGCAAACGTGCAAAGCGGCAAAATGATCGTCGGTCTCGATATCGGCACCTCCAAGGTGGTGGCGCTGGTCGGCGAGGTTGCGGACGACGGCACGCTCGATATCGTCGGGATCGGCACCCATCCGTCCCGCGGCCTGAAAAAAGGCGTGGTGGTCAACATCGAGTCCACCGTGCAGTCGATCCAGCGCGCGATCGAGGAAGCCCAGTTGATGGCGGGCTGCCGCATTCACTCGGCGTTCGTCGGCGTGGCAGGCAATCACATCCGCAGCCTGAACTCCCACGGCATCGTCGCGATCCGCGACCGCGAAGTCAGCTCCGCTGACCTGGAGCGCGTACTCGACGCCGCCCAGGCCGTGGCGATCCCGGCTGACCAGCGTGTGTTGCACACCCTGCCGCAGGATTACGTGATCGATAACCAGGAAGGCGTGCGCGAGCCGCTGGGCATGTCCGGCGTGCGTCTGGAAGCCAAGGTTCACGTGGTCACCTGCGCCGTCAACGCTGCACAGAACATTGAAAAATGCGTGCGTCGCTGCGGTCTGGAAATCGACGACATCATTCTTGAGCAACTGGCCTCGGCCTACTCGGTCCTGACCGACGACGAAAAAGAGCTGGGCGTTTGCCTGGTCGACATCGGCGGCGGCACCACCGACATCGCGATCTTCACCGAAGGCGCCATCCGCCACACGGCGGTGATCCCGATCGCGGGCGACCAGGTGACCAACGACATCGCCATGGCGTTGCGCACTCCGACCCAGTACGCCGAAGAAATCAAGATCCGTTACGCCTGCGCCCTGGCCAAACTGGCCGGTGCCGGCGAGACCATCAAGGTGCCGAGCGTCGGCGACCGTCCGCCGCGCGAACTGTCGCGTCAGGCCCTGGCCGAAGTGGTCGAGCCGCGTTACGACGAACTGTTCACCCTGATCCAGGCCGAGCTGCGCCGCAGCGGCTACGAAGACCTGATCCCGGCCGGCATCGTGCTGACCGGTGGTACCTCGAAGATGGAAGGCGCTACCGAACTGGCCGAAGAAATCTTCCACATGCCGGTCCGCCTGGGCGTGCCGCACGGCGTGAAGGGGCTGGATGACGTGGTACGCAACCCGATTTATTCCACTGGCGTTGGCTTGTTGATGTACGGCCTGCAGAAGCAGTCCGACGGGATCTCGTTCTCGGGCATCGGCAACCGCGACAGCTACAGCAGCGATGAGCCGCAGGCGCCGTTGCTGGACCGTTTGAAGAAGTGGGTTCAAGGCAACTTCTGA
- a CDS encoding cell division protein FtsQ/DivIB: protein MQGAHLRHQPPAPGRKPVPRGASRMVAKEPMSARLPKANFGFLKSLFWPVLLVALGFGTYEGAQRLLPYADRPITKIAVQGDLSYISQQAVQQRIAPYVASSFFTIDLASMRTELEQMPWIAHAEVRRVWPDQVVIRLEEQLPVARWGDESLLNNQGQAFTPKELANYEHLPQLFGPQRAQQQVMQQYQVLSQMLRPLGFSIARLELRERGSWFLTTGAGSSGPGIELLLGRGNLVERMRRFIAIYDKTLKDQITNIARIDLRYANGLAVGWREPVAPTTAQPAVAKN, encoded by the coding sequence ATGCAAGGCGCACATCTCAGACATCAGCCACCCGCACCCGGCCGCAAGCCGGTGCCGCGGGGTGCCAGCCGAATGGTGGCCAAAGAGCCGATGTCCGCGCGCCTGCCGAAAGCCAACTTCGGCTTCTTGAAAAGTCTGTTCTGGCCGGTGCTGCTGGTGGCCCTGGGGTTCGGTACTTACGAAGGCGCGCAGCGTTTGTTGCCGTACGCCGACCGGCCGATCACCAAGATCGCCGTGCAGGGCGACCTGAGTTACATCAGCCAGCAAGCGGTGCAGCAGCGGATCGCCCCGTACGTGGCGTCGAGCTTCTTCACCATCGACCTGGCGAGCATGCGCACCGAGCTTGAGCAGATGCCGTGGATCGCCCACGCCGAAGTACGTCGGGTCTGGCCGGATCAGGTGGTGATCCGCCTCGAAGAGCAACTGCCGGTGGCCCGCTGGGGCGACGAGTCGTTGCTCAACAACCAGGGCCAGGCGTTCACGCCCAAGGAACTGGCGAACTACGAACACCTGCCGCAGCTGTTCGGCCCGCAGCGGGCCCAGCAGCAAGTGATGCAGCAATACCAGGTACTGAGCCAGATGCTCCGGCCATTGGGCTTCTCGATTGCGCGGCTCGAGCTGCGTGAACGTGGCAGCTGGTTCCTGACCACCGGTGCCGGCAGTTCCGGTCCCGGGATCGAACTGCTGCTGGGACGCGGCAACCTGGTGGAAAGGATGCGCCGCTTCATTGCCATCTACGACAAGACGCTTAAAGACCAGATTACGAACATTGCGCGCATCGATCTGCGCTACGCCAACGGCCTCGCTGTTGGCTGGCGGGAACCAGTAGCGCCGACGACAGCCCAACCCGCTGTCGCAAAGAATTAA
- a CDS encoding D-alanine--D-alanine ligase, translated as MTAAYANLFSTIAPKDFGRVAVLYGGLSAEREVSLKSGNAVLSALQSAGVDAFGIDVGADILQRLLSEKIDRAFIILHGRGGEDGSMQGLLEVAGIPYTGSGILASALAMDKLRTKQVWHTLGIPTPRHAVLRSEADCISAATELGFPLIVKPAHEGSSIGMAKVSSASELIDAWKAASTYDSQVLVEQWIHGPEFTIATLRDQVLPPIALGTPHTFYDYDAKYIANDTQYRIPCGLDAAKEKELMDLTAQACEALGIAGWGRADVMQDADGKFWFLEVNTAPGMTDHSLVPMAAKAAGLDFQQLVLAILAASVDADGKKEARG; from the coding sequence ATGACTGCTGCCTACGCCAATCTGTTTTCCACCATCGCCCCGAAGGATTTCGGCCGGGTGGCCGTGCTGTACGGTGGCCTGAGCGCCGAGCGTGAGGTCTCGCTGAAGTCCGGCAACGCGGTGCTCTCTGCGTTGCAAAGCGCCGGTGTGGACGCGTTCGGCATCGACGTCGGTGCCGACATTCTGCAGCGCCTGCTGAGCGAGAAGATCGACCGCGCGTTCATCATCCTCCACGGTCGCGGCGGTGAAGACGGCAGCATGCAGGGTCTGCTCGAAGTGGCCGGCATTCCGTACACCGGCAGCGGCATCCTGGCTTCGGCGCTGGCGATGGACAAATTGCGCACCAAGCAGGTCTGGCACACGCTCGGGATTCCGACGCCGCGTCACGCCGTGCTGCGCAGCGAGGCCGATTGTATTTCGGCAGCGACGGAACTGGGCTTCCCTTTGATCGTCAAACCGGCGCATGAAGGTTCAAGTATCGGGATGGCCAAAGTGAGTTCTGCGTCCGAGTTGATCGACGCATGGAAAGCGGCCAGTACCTACGATTCGCAAGTGTTGGTCGAGCAATGGATCCACGGTCCCGAGTTCACCATCGCCACCCTGCGTGACCAGGTGTTGCCGCCTATCGCGCTGGGCACGCCACACACGTTCTACGACTACGACGCCAAGTACATCGCCAACGATACCCAGTATCGGATTCCGTGCGGGCTCGATGCCGCCAAGGAAAAGGAACTCATGGACCTCACGGCGCAAGCCTGCGAGGCGCTGGGCATCGCCGGCTGGGGCCGGGCGGACGTGATGCAGGACGCCGACGGCAAATTCTGGTTTCTGGAAGTCAACACCGCTCCCGGCATGACCGATCACAGCCTGGTACCGATGGCGGCGAAAGCGGCCGGTCTGGATTTCCAGCAACTGGTCCTGGCCATTCTGGCCGCCAGTGTCGATGCCGATGGCAAGAAAGAGGCGCGAGGTTAA